In Penaeus vannamei isolate JL-2024 chromosome 15, ASM4276789v1, whole genome shotgun sequence, the following are encoded in one genomic region:
- the Lztr1 gene encoding leucine-zipper-like transcriptional regulator 1 isoform X1 → MHSLFKKTSLLCDFELNIIAMAIAGPPGLEFDHNWPESAECLTLDFGPFETVHRWKCMPECDEFVGARRSKHTVVAYKDAIYVFGGDNGKWMLNDLLRFDVKEKSWGRAFSTGLPPAPRYHHSAVVHESSMFVFGGFTGDIHSNSNLKNQNDLFEYRFQTGQWIEWKFTGRAPVPRSAHGAAVYEGKLWIFAGYDGNFRLNDMWTIPLVGENRLWEEISQTGDCPPTCCNFPVAVARDSMFVFSGQSGAKITNSLFYFTFKDRCWTRISTEHILRGAPPPPTRRYGHTMVGFDRHLYVFGGAADSTLPNDLHCFDLDSQTWSVIQPAQDSQVPSGRLFHAAAVVGDAMYVFGGTVDNNVRSGEMYRFQFSSYPKCTLHDDFGKLLESQQFTDVDFIVGIEEKRISGHVVFVAARSQYLRNRIRQAMEARDKHLEKVYGTTAIPTQDMPTLEVKLQDAVPEAFEMVLNYIYTDRIDPSRCKKDQNPNKIVLIMMDVYRLAVQCHMRRLEQLCVQYLEATINHRNVLVALCNAANLKLFFIKEFCLKFIVRESNYNQIVMSKEFEMLDKPLMVEIIRRKQMPQMRSLQEPQFESSGTTLEQDMEQLLKSVGQEFCDITLMLAGTPIRAHKAVLAARCSYFEAMFRSFMPENSIVQIAIGETIPSQQSFDSLLRYIYYGDVDMPPEDSLYLFSAPYFYGFTNNRLQAFCKQNLEMNVTFENVIQILEAADRIQAIDMKKYALNLIVHHFPKVAQLPKMKCLSRDLLLDILEALAEDMSDSKLCHDMSSISLSTSDSG, encoded by the exons ATGCATTCTCTATTCAAGAAGACTTCCCTATTGTGTGATTTT GAGTTGAACATCATAGCCATGGCCATAGCCGGACCTCCGGGACTGGAGTTTGACCACAACTGGCCAGAATCTGCAGAATGTCTCACCTTAGACTTTGGCCCCTTTGAAACGGTGCACAGATGGAAGTGCATGCCAGAGTGTGATGAATTTGTTGGTGCAAG GCGAAGCAAACACACAGTGGTGGCCTATAAGGATGCAATTTATGTGTTTGGTGGAGACAATGGCAAATGGATGTTGAATGACCTGCTCAGGTTTGACGTCAAGGAAAAGTCATGGGGTAGAGCATTCTCGACTGGCCTCCCACCTGCCCCACGATACCATCATTCAGCTGTG GTACATGAGTCATCCATGTTTGTATTTGGAGGTTTCACTGGAGACATCCACAGCAACAGCAATCTCAAGAATCAGAATGACCTGTTTGAATACCGTTTCCAAACAGGACAGTGGATCGAGTGGAAATTTACTGGCAG AGCACCAGTCCCACGGTCAGCTCATGGAGCAGCAGTGTATGAAGGAAAGTTGTGGATATTTGCTGGGTACGATGGCAATTTCAGACTCAACGACATGTGGACAATTCCACTTGTG GGTGAAAACAGACTTTGGGAAGAAATCAGTCAGACTGGTGACTGTCCTCCAACCTGCTGTAATTTCCCAGTTGCTGTTGCTCGAGATTCCATGTTTGTGTTCAGTGGACAAAGTGGTGCCAAAATAACAAATTCACTCTTCTACTTCACATTTAAAGATAGATG CTGGACCAGAATATCAACTGAACACATCCTCAGAGGAGCACCCCCACCACCAACTAGACGTTACGGCCACACAATGGTTGGCTTTGATAGGCACCTCTATGTGTTTGGAGGAGCGGCAGACTCCACTCTTCCTAATGATCTTCACTG CTTTGATTTAGACAGTCAGACATGGTCAGTGATACAGCCTGCCCAAGACTCTCAGGTTCCATCTGGCCGCCTCTTCCATGCTGCAGCTGTTGTTGGTGATGCTATGTATGTGTTTGGTGGAACAGTCGACAACAATGTCAGAAGTGGAGAGATGTATCGCTTCCAG TTTTCAAGTTACCCTAAATGTACTCTACATGATGACTTTGGCAAACTCCTAGAGAGTCAGCAGTTCACCGATGTGGACTTCATAGTTGGCATTGAAGAGAAGAGGATCTCTGGCCATGTTGTGTTTGTGGCAGCTCGTTCTCAGTATCTGAGAAACCGAATTCGTCAGGCCATGGAAGCCAGAGACAAACATCTGGAGAAg GTATATGGCACAACAGCAATTCCAACACAAGATATGCCAACCTTAGAAGTCAAACTCCAAGATGCAGTCCCTGAAGCTTTTGAGATGGTGTTGAATTACATTTACACAGACCGCATTGATCCTTCTCGCTGCAAGAAGGACCAGAATCCTAACAAAATTGTTCTGATTATGATGGATGTGTACCGTCTTGCTGTTCAG TGCCACATGCGTCGCCTGGAGCAGCTGTGTGTGCAGTATTTAGAAGCCACCATCAATCACCGCAATGTCTTAGTTGCTTTGTGCAATGCTGCCAACCTGAAGCTGTTCTTCATCAAGGAGTTTTGTCTGAAA TTTATAGTTCGTGAAAGCAACTACAATCAAATTGTAATGTCAAAGGAGTTTGAGATGCTGGACAAACCACTTATGGTGGAGATCATCCGACGGAAGCAGATGCCGCAAATGAGGTCCCTACAGGAACCACAGTTTGAATCATCAG GCACAACACTGGAGCAAGACATGGAGCAGTTGCTGAAGAGTGTTGGCCAGGAGTTTTGTGACATTACTCTCATGCTGGCTGGAACCCCCATCAGGGCACACAAGGCTGTACTGGCAGCCAGGTGCTCCTATTTTGAAGCCATGTTTAGGTCGTTCATGCCAGAGAACAGTATTGTGCAG ATTGCTATTGGAGAGACAATTCCTTCTCAACAGTCTTTTGATTCTTTGCTGCGTTACATCTATTATGGGGATGTTGACATGCCTCCTGAGGACTCGTTGTACCTCTTCTCTGCCCCCTATTTTTATGGCTTTACAAACAACAGACTTCAG GCATTTTGCAAGCAGAATCTGGAGATGAATGTTACCTTTGAAAATGTAATACAGATTCTAGAAGCTGCAGATAGGATTCAAGCTATTGATATGAAGAAATATGCTTTGAATCTCATTGTTCATCATTTCCCAAAG gtcGCACAGCTGCCAAAGATGAAATGCCTGAGCCGTGATCTCCTGCTTGACATCCTCGAGGCTTTGGCTGAAGACATGTCTGACTCAAAGCTGTGCCACGACATGTCCTCAATAAGTTTAAGCACTTCGGACTCGGGATGA
- the Lztr1 gene encoding leucine-zipper-like transcriptional regulator 1 isoform X2 gives MAIAGPPGLEFDHNWPESAECLTLDFGPFETVHRWKCMPECDEFVGARRSKHTVVAYKDAIYVFGGDNGKWMLNDLLRFDVKEKSWGRAFSTGLPPAPRYHHSAVVHESSMFVFGGFTGDIHSNSNLKNQNDLFEYRFQTGQWIEWKFTGRAPVPRSAHGAAVYEGKLWIFAGYDGNFRLNDMWTIPLVGENRLWEEISQTGDCPPTCCNFPVAVARDSMFVFSGQSGAKITNSLFYFTFKDRCWTRISTEHILRGAPPPPTRRYGHTMVGFDRHLYVFGGAADSTLPNDLHCFDLDSQTWSVIQPAQDSQVPSGRLFHAAAVVGDAMYVFGGTVDNNVRSGEMYRFQFSSYPKCTLHDDFGKLLESQQFTDVDFIVGIEEKRISGHVVFVAARSQYLRNRIRQAMEARDKHLEKVYGTTAIPTQDMPTLEVKLQDAVPEAFEMVLNYIYTDRIDPSRCKKDQNPNKIVLIMMDVYRLAVQCHMRRLEQLCVQYLEATINHRNVLVALCNAANLKLFFIKEFCLKFIVRESNYNQIVMSKEFEMLDKPLMVEIIRRKQMPQMRSLQEPQFESSGTTLEQDMEQLLKSVGQEFCDITLMLAGTPIRAHKAVLAARCSYFEAMFRSFMPENSIVQIAIGETIPSQQSFDSLLRYIYYGDVDMPPEDSLYLFSAPYFYGFTNNRLQAFCKQNLEMNVTFENVIQILEAADRIQAIDMKKYALNLIVHHFPKVAQLPKMKCLSRDLLLDILEALAEDMSDSKLCHDMSSISLSTSDSG, from the exons ATGGCCATAGCCGGACCTCCGGGACTGGAGTTTGACCACAACTGGCCAGAATCTGCAGAATGTCTCACCTTAGACTTTGGCCCCTTTGAAACGGTGCACAGATGGAAGTGCATGCCAGAGTGTGATGAATTTGTTGGTGCAAG GCGAAGCAAACACACAGTGGTGGCCTATAAGGATGCAATTTATGTGTTTGGTGGAGACAATGGCAAATGGATGTTGAATGACCTGCTCAGGTTTGACGTCAAGGAAAAGTCATGGGGTAGAGCATTCTCGACTGGCCTCCCACCTGCCCCACGATACCATCATTCAGCTGTG GTACATGAGTCATCCATGTTTGTATTTGGAGGTTTCACTGGAGACATCCACAGCAACAGCAATCTCAAGAATCAGAATGACCTGTTTGAATACCGTTTCCAAACAGGACAGTGGATCGAGTGGAAATTTACTGGCAG AGCACCAGTCCCACGGTCAGCTCATGGAGCAGCAGTGTATGAAGGAAAGTTGTGGATATTTGCTGGGTACGATGGCAATTTCAGACTCAACGACATGTGGACAATTCCACTTGTG GGTGAAAACAGACTTTGGGAAGAAATCAGTCAGACTGGTGACTGTCCTCCAACCTGCTGTAATTTCCCAGTTGCTGTTGCTCGAGATTCCATGTTTGTGTTCAGTGGACAAAGTGGTGCCAAAATAACAAATTCACTCTTCTACTTCACATTTAAAGATAGATG CTGGACCAGAATATCAACTGAACACATCCTCAGAGGAGCACCCCCACCACCAACTAGACGTTACGGCCACACAATGGTTGGCTTTGATAGGCACCTCTATGTGTTTGGAGGAGCGGCAGACTCCACTCTTCCTAATGATCTTCACTG CTTTGATTTAGACAGTCAGACATGGTCAGTGATACAGCCTGCCCAAGACTCTCAGGTTCCATCTGGCCGCCTCTTCCATGCTGCAGCTGTTGTTGGTGATGCTATGTATGTGTTTGGTGGAACAGTCGACAACAATGTCAGAAGTGGAGAGATGTATCGCTTCCAG TTTTCAAGTTACCCTAAATGTACTCTACATGATGACTTTGGCAAACTCCTAGAGAGTCAGCAGTTCACCGATGTGGACTTCATAGTTGGCATTGAAGAGAAGAGGATCTCTGGCCATGTTGTGTTTGTGGCAGCTCGTTCTCAGTATCTGAGAAACCGAATTCGTCAGGCCATGGAAGCCAGAGACAAACATCTGGAGAAg GTATATGGCACAACAGCAATTCCAACACAAGATATGCCAACCTTAGAAGTCAAACTCCAAGATGCAGTCCCTGAAGCTTTTGAGATGGTGTTGAATTACATTTACACAGACCGCATTGATCCTTCTCGCTGCAAGAAGGACCAGAATCCTAACAAAATTGTTCTGATTATGATGGATGTGTACCGTCTTGCTGTTCAG TGCCACATGCGTCGCCTGGAGCAGCTGTGTGTGCAGTATTTAGAAGCCACCATCAATCACCGCAATGTCTTAGTTGCTTTGTGCAATGCTGCCAACCTGAAGCTGTTCTTCATCAAGGAGTTTTGTCTGAAA TTTATAGTTCGTGAAAGCAACTACAATCAAATTGTAATGTCAAAGGAGTTTGAGATGCTGGACAAACCACTTATGGTGGAGATCATCCGACGGAAGCAGATGCCGCAAATGAGGTCCCTACAGGAACCACAGTTTGAATCATCAG GCACAACACTGGAGCAAGACATGGAGCAGTTGCTGAAGAGTGTTGGCCAGGAGTTTTGTGACATTACTCTCATGCTGGCTGGAACCCCCATCAGGGCACACAAGGCTGTACTGGCAGCCAGGTGCTCCTATTTTGAAGCCATGTTTAGGTCGTTCATGCCAGAGAACAGTATTGTGCAG ATTGCTATTGGAGAGACAATTCCTTCTCAACAGTCTTTTGATTCTTTGCTGCGTTACATCTATTATGGGGATGTTGACATGCCTCCTGAGGACTCGTTGTACCTCTTCTCTGCCCCCTATTTTTATGGCTTTACAAACAACAGACTTCAG GCATTTTGCAAGCAGAATCTGGAGATGAATGTTACCTTTGAAAATGTAATACAGATTCTAGAAGCTGCAGATAGGATTCAAGCTATTGATATGAAGAAATATGCTTTGAATCTCATTGTTCATCATTTCCCAAAG gtcGCACAGCTGCCAAAGATGAAATGCCTGAGCCGTGATCTCCTGCTTGACATCCTCGAGGCTTTGGCTGAAGACATGTCTGACTCAAAGCTGTGCCACGACATGTCCTCAATAAGTTTAAGCACTTCGGACTCGGGATGA